From the Acidimicrobiales bacterium genome, the window CGCGTCCTGGAGGCTCTGGCTGAACTCGGGCGCGCTGAAGCCCATGAGGATGACGCTGGCGCCGTTGTCGGCGGCCCACACAACGCCGGCGATGACGTCGCTGTCCTGGCCGAGGCCCTCGGAGTCGAGCACCTTGACCGGCATGACCTTGACGCCGGACGCGAAGCCGACACCGGCGATCGCGGCGTCGTTGCCAGCGGCGGCGGCGGCGATGGTGGCCAGGCGGGTGCCGTGGCCGTTCACGTCAGCGTTGGGGTCGGCGCCGGCCATCGGGGAGTGGCCCGCCACCGTGCGGCCGGCGAGGTCGGCGACCGAGGGGTCGACGCCGGTGTCGAGGACGGCGACGACGGCCGACCCGGCGGGATCAACCGTTCCGTAGACGCTGTCCCACCCGATCTTCGGCAGGGCCCACTGGTCGGCGTAGGCGGTGTCGTTCGGCACGGCGGCGGCCTTGCGCGAGTGGTCGGCGTCGACCCGCAGCACCTGGGCGTCAGCCTGGTAGCGCCTCGTGGAGTTGGACGCCTCGGCGGACGGCACGGCGACGACCACCATGCCGAGTTGGGGCACGGCGCGGCGCACACTCCCGCCGTTGCGCTGCACGGCGGCCTGCTGCTGATCGGAGGTTACGCCGGGCCTGAACTTCACGATCAGCGTGCTCACCGCCGCGGGCGCTTGCGCCGCCGGCACGGCGAGGGCGCCCTGCGGGACGGCGGCGCCGGCGATCAGCGCGACGAGCGCGAGAATGGAGACCACGGAGGCCCGCAACCCACGCCTCCCTCCCGCCCCACCATCGGCGGGCGGTGTGGCGTTCGGCCCCGGGTTGCCCCACGTGGAGTGAGCGGTGGTGGACTGCGGCATTGCGGTCTCCCTCGAACGCGACTGCGGATCCTCGATCAAGGAACTAGTTATGACGGCCGAACATAAGGGTGGGATAAAGCCTCGCTGAAGGCGGCCGGAAAAAGGCCCTGAAGCCGTCGAAATGCCATAGGTCATCCGACCGTTTCTGGCGGCGGGTCACAATGTTGGGGTGACGGATCGAAAGGCGCGGGTTCTGGTGGTGGAGGACGACGGCCCGATCCGTTCGGCCCTCGACGTTTCCTTACGAGGCGAGGGCTACGAGGTGCGGGCCGAGTCCGACGGCACCCGGCTGGCCGAGGTTGCCGAGGGCTTCCGGCCCGACCTGGCCGTGCTCGACGTGCGCCTCCCTGCCGGCCCCGACGGCTACGCCATGGGCCGCATCCTGCGGGCGTCGAGCGACCTGCCCGTGTTGTTCCTCACCGCCGCCGACAGTATCGACGACCGCCTGGCCGGCTTCGAGGCGGGCGCCGACGACTACATGGCGAAGCCGTTCTCCATGGCCGAGCTGCTGGCCCGCGTCGAGGCGCTCCTGCGCCGGGCCGGGCGGCTGGCGTCGGCCGTCCGCCAGGTGGGCGACGTGGTGATCGACGAGGGCGCCCGGGTGGCGACGCGCAACGGCGAGAGGCTCGATCTCACCCACACCGAGTACGAGCTGCTGGCCATGCTGGCCAGGCATCCCGGGCAGGTCCTCTCCAAGACCCAGCTCCTGACCCACGTGTGGGGGTTCGAGGCCTACGGCAGAAACGTGGTGGAGGTCCACATGAGCGCGCTGCGCAAGAAGCTGGAGGCCAACGGGGCCCGGATCGTCCACACGGTCCGGGGCGCCGGCTACGTGCTGCGCTCGCCGTGAGGACGCCGTCGCTGCGGCTGCGGGTGGTCGCCGCCGGCGTGGCCGTGGTGGCCGTCGTGCTGCT encodes:
- a CDS encoding response regulator transcription factor, whose protein sequence is MTDRKARVLVVEDDGPIRSALDVSLRGEGYEVRAESDGTRLAEVAEGFRPDLAVLDVRLPAGPDGYAMGRILRASSDLPVLFLTAADSIDDRLAGFEAGADDYMAKPFSMAELLARVEALLRRAGRLASAVRQVGDVVIDEGARVATRNGERLDLTHTEYELLAMLARHPGQVLSKTQLLTHVWGFEAYGRNVVEVHMSALRKKLEANGARIVHTVRGAGYVLRSP